Proteins found in one Brachyspira murdochii DSM 12563 genomic segment:
- the ispF gene encoding 2-C-methyl-D-erythritol 2,4-cyclodiphosphate synthase produces MRIGNGYDLHILTENRKLILAGIEIPYELGLKGHSDADAVIHAVIDSIFGALALGDIGSHFPDNDEKYKDISSVILLKETVSIMKEKNYNIGNIDITIILEKPKLRNYIDTMRENLSKLLSTDIENISIKAKTNEKMDSVGKGEAIAVHCVCLLEKIKC; encoded by the coding sequence ATGAGAATAGGTAATGGTTACGATTTGCATATACTTACTGAAAATCGTAAGCTAATATTGGCAGGCATTGAAATACCATATGAATTAGGGCTTAAAGGTCATTCCGATGCTGATGCAGTTATTCATGCGGTTATAGATTCTATATTTGGAGCATTAGCTCTTGGAGATATAGGAAGCCATTTTCCAGATAATGATGAAAAATATAAAGACATATCTTCAGTTATTTTATTAAAAGAAACTGTTTCTATAATGAAAGAAAAAAACTATAATATCGGAAATATAGATATTACAATAATTTTGGAAAAACCAAAACTAAGAAATTATATAGATACAATGAGAGAAAATCTATCTAAATTACTATCAACTGATATAGAAAATATTTCAATAAAAGCAAAAACAAATGAAAAGATGGACTCTGTAGGTAAAGGAGAGGCTATTGCTGTTCATTGCGTATGCTTATTAGAAAAAATAAAGTGTTAG
- a CDS encoding squalene/phytoene synthase family protein, with protein sequence MAAAKINTKYLLDLVSRSFALTIPLLDKNKKNKVEVQYLLARIIDTIEDSSHTAQDKETLITGFINILKSENTDNLENFKKVVIDHTINENDKILIENIEVVLKAFFAFKQEIKNMSVSYLREMGYGMVYYQDHTISTFEDLDDYCYYVAGTVGVYLTELVKMLDNLELDREKAKSLGRFLQKVNIIKDAKIDYKEKRVFWPLTLFDNENPAPYFEDGAYMDKSMEILSKMIESAMHEFKNSIEYIMTIEKKSLGYRHFCLLTTLMGYETIKLMKNNYNIFMGETIKIPRKTTLEIAAKVKADFYTNKKLEDLLEKAFAKEAEEKPKEEE encoded by the coding sequence ATGGCTGCTGCAAAAATTAATACTAAATATTTACTAGACCTTGTTTCAAGAAGTTTTGCTTTAACTATACCTTTACTAGATAAAAATAAAAAAAATAAAGTAGAAGTTCAGTACTTACTTGCAAGGATAATAGATACTATAGAGGATTCAAGCCATACAGCACAGGATAAAGAAACATTAATAACTGGATTTATAAATATTTTAAAATCAGAAAATACTGATAATTTAGAAAACTTTAAAAAGGTAGTTATAGATCATACTATCAATGAAAATGATAAAATATTAATAGAAAATATAGAAGTAGTATTGAAGGCATTTTTTGCTTTTAAACAGGAAATAAAAAATATGTCAGTATCCTATTTAAGAGAAATGGGCTATGGAATGGTATATTATCAGGATCACACTATATCTACATTTGAAGATTTAGACGATTACTGTTATTATGTAGCAGGTACTGTTGGAGTTTATCTTACAGAACTTGTAAAAATGCTTGATAATTTGGAACTAGACAGAGAAAAAGCTAAAAGTTTAGGAAGATTCCTACAAAAAGTAAATATTATAAAAGATGCCAAAATTGATTATAAAGAAAAAAGAGTGTTCTGGCCTTTAACATTATTTGATAATGAAAATCCAGCTCCATATTTTGAAGATGGTGCTTATATGGATAAATCTATGGAAATTTTAAGTAAAATGATAGAGTCAGCTATGCATGAGTTTAAAAACTCCATAGAATACATAATGACTATAGAAAAAAAATCTCTAGGCTACAGACATTTCTGCCTTCTTACAACACTTATGGGATATGAAACCATAAAACTTATGAAAAATAATTATAATATCTTTATGGGCGAAACTATAAAAATACCTAGAAAAACTACTTTAGAAATAGCAGCCAAAGTAAAAGCTGACTTTTATACTAATAAAAAATTAGAAGATTTGCTTGAAAAGGCATTTGCAAAAGAAGCTGAAGAAAAACCTAAAGAAGAAGAATAA
- a CDS encoding tetratricopeptide repeat protein — translation MFRLISIVLLIFSMAAGISFAQTNEKNVYEGSQYIRNEEEAKAAYTLALYYKERALASKTATAETIKDLESAKVILLEVLKYVQNKDIYITLAETHEALGEYYQSSKIYDNLVLNNPEDTELLVKAAERNIFIINNIDKARYYLQTAYEIDNTNNDALILLGFTYYQKREFEQAVYYFNKVNENNKASNNYIQYYNFYYGMSEFYLSKFNNALLRLNKLQNVQLAPSDEYSASYAVVKSYQALEKYNEAYSNSIIIDDALFLSAYLSFMADKYNNELFDEIDPSYPNTPKILSIIMEAETNGYSNALNMIETDLDRREIDLDIIQTYYKMITETGSKDDKIKSEMDIISFYLMIKNIDALPKHIDNLINYDKSGKFNNLYLQAALEFKNQNNYKSSKEMIEKYLSLDNKNIKENELVSLVLTASDIGEANLAISAAEKYEKTQYSFSYLKAYASFVNKDSENTIKYLNEDFEYFSNNKSNTNDYRINIPYVTALAANNKDSALLYANYKYSLDTNSAENINSLSWALTDLGEDLDRAISLSKNAVSLEPKSPHYIDTLGVAYYKKGDYDNALRTLLKALLYIDEGSKAEIYAHIADAYYAKNDYKNALKYYRKSISSYEKEFDYDENRIKEKIKSLTENN, via the coding sequence ATGTTTAGACTTATTAGTATTGTATTGCTGATTTTTAGTATGGCAGCTGGTATATCATTTGCCCAAACTAATGAAAAAAATGTGTATGAAGGTTCACAGTATATAAGAAATGAAGAAGAAGCAAAAGCAGCTTATACTTTAGCTTTGTATTATAAAGAAAGAGCATTAGCTTCTAAAACGGCAACAGCAGAAACTATTAAAGACTTGGAAAGTGCAAAAGTGATACTTTTAGAAGTTCTTAAATATGTTCAAAATAAAGATATATATATAACATTAGCAGAAACTCATGAAGCTTTGGGAGAATATTATCAAAGTTCAAAAATTTATGATAATTTAGTTCTAAATAACCCTGAAGATACAGAACTGTTAGTTAAAGCAGCCGAAAGAAATATTTTTATAATAAACAATATAGACAAAGCAAGATACTATCTGCAGACTGCTTATGAAATAGATAATACAAATAATGATGCATTGATATTATTAGGTTTTACATACTATCAGAAAAGAGAATTTGAACAGGCTGTATATTATTTTAATAAAGTAAATGAAAATAACAAAGCAAGCAATAATTATATACAGTATTATAATTTTTATTATGGTATGAGCGAGTTTTATTTAAGCAAATTTAATAATGCTCTATTAAGATTAAATAAACTTCAAAATGTTCAGTTAGCTCCTAGTGATGAGTATAGTGCTTCTTATGCAGTAGTAAAAAGCTATCAGGCTTTAGAAAAATATAATGAAGCCTATTCCAACAGTATTATAATTGATGATGCTTTATTTTTAAGTGCATATTTAAGTTTTATGGCTGATAAATATAATAATGAATTATTTGATGAAATAGATCCTTCATACCCTAATACTCCTAAAATATTATCAATAATTATGGAAGCAGAAACTAACGGATACAGCAATGCATTAAATATGATAGAAACTGATTTAGACAGAAGAGAAATAGATTTGGATATTATACAAACATATTATAAAATGATAACTGAAACAGGAAGCAAAGATGATAAAATAAAATCAGAAATGGATATAATATCATTCTATCTTATGATAAAAAATATAGATGCTTTACCTAAACATATAGACAATTTAATAAATTATGATAAAAGCGGAAAGTTTAATAATCTATATCTTCAGGCTGCATTAGAGTTTAAAAACCAAAATAATTATAAATCATCTAAAGAAATGATAGAAAAATATTTATCTTTGGATAATAAAAATATAAAAGAAAATGAATTAGTATCATTGGTATTAACAGCAAGCGATATAGGAGAGGCTAATTTAGCAATAAGTGCCGCTGAAAAATATGAAAAAACACAATATTCATTCAGCTACTTAAAAGCATATGCATCATTTGTTAATAAAGATAGTGAGAATACTATTAAATATTTAAATGAAGACTTTGAATATTTTTCTAATAATAAATCAAACACAAATGATTACAGAATAAATATTCCATATGTAACAGCATTAGCAGCAAATAATAAAGACTCAGCATTGCTTTATGCTAATTATAAATATTCATTAGACACAAACTCAGCAGAAAATATAAACAGCCTATCTTGGGCATTAACTGATTTAGGAGAGGATTTGGACAGAGCAATAAGTCTCTCAAAAAATGCTGTATCATTAGAACCAAAATCTCCTCACTATATAGATACTTTAGGAGTGGCATACTATAAGAAAGGCGATTATGATAATGCTTTAAGAACTTTATTAAAGGCATTATTATATATAGATGAAGGCTCTAAAGCTGAGATATACGCTCATATAGCAGACGCCTATTACGCTAAAAATGATTATAAAAATGCTCTTAAATATTACAGAAAATCAATATCATCTTATGAAAAAGAATTTGATTATGATGAAAATAGAATAAAAGAGAAAATAAAAAGTTTAACTGAGAATAATTAA
- the rsmG gene encoding 16S rRNA (guanine(527)-N(7))-methyltransferase RsmG, producing MFDYNSISSITNMQITEENKNKLLKYANLVMDYNKNVNITGAKTTEDFFYDHIADSLLALNIFHDYDNIIDIGSGGGLPSIPLAIIYNNKKFTLCESKNKKCEFLRLAKKELELNNIEIKCINAYEIKEKYDTVTSRAFSDISTLIKIFNKLKKNKNSKLVLYKGKMEKIEEELSNIQKNKYNIEILKLLSKDKERHILIIS from the coding sequence ATGTTTGATTATAATTCTATAAGCTCTATTACAAATATGCAAATAACTGAAGAAAATAAAAATAAACTTTTAAAATATGCAAATCTTGTAATGGATTATAATAAAAATGTTAATATTACAGGTGCTAAAACCACAGAAGATTTTTTTTATGATCATATAGCAGACAGTCTTTTGGCATTAAATATATTTCATGATTATGATAATATAATAGATATAGGAAGCGGAGGCGGACTTCCGTCTATACCGCTTGCTATTATCTATAATAATAAAAAGTTCACATTATGCGAATCCAAAAATAAAAAGTGCGAATTTTTAAGACTTGCCAAAAAAGAATTAGAATTAAACAATATAGAAATAAAATGCATCAATGCTTATGAGATAAAAGAAAAATACGATACAGTAACTTCAAGAGCTTTTTCTGATATATCTACACTTATAAAAATTTTTAATAAACTTAAAAAAAATAAAAATTCAAAACTAGTATTGTATAAAGGCAAAATGGAAAAAATAGAAGAAGAACTATCCAATATTCAAAAAAATAAATATAATATAGAAATACTAAAATTATTGAGTAAAGATAAAGAACGCCATATATTAATTATTTCTTAA
- a CDS encoding lysylphosphatidylglycerol synthase transmembrane domain-containing protein, producing the protein MNKTHKTIIQVIAGIVISIVCLYFAFRGINIKESLEVVKNINILYFVISLILSVVIIALRGLRWECFIPLKKHIKKRTVVMATYIGYMGNNILPAKLGEVARAYILGVKEDVSKSALIASVVTERLFDVITGGVILCLSVIFIPNLPSTVTYAAIALFVLSIVGFLVLIFLVWKRDFAHKVFHKVFGILPKNIGDKLILFSCNFIDGIGFKNDAKHIFLIFFYTILYLIGQILTISFLLMAFDIKASPIIALFVFAVGGFGFAVPSAPSGIGPFEWAIIFGLSLIGVDRTVAAPYALVYHMMGIVPIIIIGFIFLFMLGVDLKTATKSDNNEAN; encoded by the coding sequence ATGAATAAAACACATAAAACTATTATACAAGTTATAGCAGGAATTGTTATTAGTATAGTATGTCTGTATTTTGCTTTTAGAGGCATTAATATAAAAGAATCATTAGAAGTAGTAAAAAATATTAATATTTTATATTTTGTTATTTCTCTCATATTAAGCGTTGTTATAATAGCATTAAGAGGCTTAAGATGGGAATGTTTTATACCTCTTAAGAAACATATAAAAAAAAGAACCGTTGTGATGGCTACATATATAGGATATATGGGAAATAATATACTTCCTGCCAAACTCGGAGAGGTGGCACGTGCTTATATTTTGGGTGTAAAAGAGGATGTGAGCAAGTCGGCATTGATAGCTTCAGTTGTTACTGAAAGATTATTTGATGTTATAACGGGAGGAGTTATACTTTGTCTTTCAGTTATATTTATACCTAATCTGCCTTCAACTGTTACATATGCTGCCATTGCTTTATTTGTTTTATCTATAGTTGGTTTTTTGGTATTAATATTTTTGGTTTGGAAGCGTGATTTTGCTCATAAGGTATTTCATAAAGTATTTGGTATACTTCCTAAAAATATTGGAGACAAACTTATTTTATTTTCATGCAATTTTATAGACGGTATAGGATTTAAAAATGATGCTAAACATATATTTTTAATATTTTTCTATACTATTCTTTATCTTATAGGGCAGATACTTACTATAAGTTTTCTTCTTATGGCTTTTGATATTAAGGCTTCTCCTATAATAGCATTATTTGTATTTGCTGTAGGAGGTTTTGGTTTTGCTGTGCCTTCTGCTCCTTCTGGAATAGGACCTTTTGAATGGGCTATTATATTTGGGCTTTCTTTAATAGGGGTAGACAGAACTGTTGCTGCTCCTTATGCTCTTGTTTATCATATGATGGGAATAGTGCCTATAATTATAATAGGTTTTATATTTTTATTTATGCTTGGTGTAGATTTAAAAACTGCCACTAAAAGTGATAATAATGAAGCAAATTAA
- a CDS encoding DUF5312 family protein — protein MNFFDYIKYNLFNIRTPELVEKMRMEEYSDRISKQKYDFVDLKTKALTAACAKFIFEMYKVIGPLLAPLKEEFIVKDGKQFSYYLIEFSFSSEIKEIYSTLNRDYMLAKIQEGNNPNSVFSEVKNNFVKFKKYISGENGKEINLTFNLLKDFAQLSNFDFFLFLRAFCPSFVDGAYSSNPQFKPSSNIQIVDDLVKLDYAVSSIVIRKELLSALNVFQQYLGVPAIPEKNIKSFLARVKYLQTPNLLHDIIVYLLKDFTYKCTVSPSNVNIFVNYITDFTNNLKKDMDSIVADIKSSKIAGMRNKMFSGIEILKLSNVNEEKNEQLEKFDCPIFTCVEPLQYIKTFIIEMFDVNYKDPLNDMFLGAEFVHKDRNSLGLDAFYILNDAREVIQKFDTTLSPESENFKRLKGWIVSKNKANANRDLIETMVNKIDAEGNKIILSVYNAVLDLTTIVKNILEDCGNGTKIEISNANKIQYLPKFNLDIAKHMLNDFDNFIALMKNFVR, from the coding sequence GTGAATTTTTTTGATTATATTAAGTACAATTTATTTAACATAAGAACACCCGAATTAGTAGAAAAAATGCGTATGGAAGAGTATTCGGACAGAATATCAAAGCAGAAATATGATTTTGTAGATTTGAAAACAAAAGCTCTTACAGCTGCTTGTGCTAAATTTATATTTGAAATGTATAAGGTTATAGGTCCTCTGCTTGCTCCTCTAAAAGAAGAGTTTATAGTAAAAGACGGAAAGCAGTTTTCGTATTATTTAATAGAGTTTTCTTTCAGCAGCGAGATTAAAGAAATATATTCGACTTTAAATAGAGATTATATGCTTGCTAAAATACAGGAGGGAAATAATCCTAATTCAGTATTCAGCGAAGTAAAAAATAATTTTGTGAAGTTTAAAAAATATATAAGCGGCGAAAACGGTAAGGAGATAAATTTGACATTTAATCTTCTAAAAGACTTTGCTCAGCTTTCAAATTTCGATTTCTTCCTATTTCTAAGAGCTTTCTGTCCTTCATTTGTAGACGGTGCTTATAGTTCTAATCCTCAGTTTAAGCCTAGTTCTAATATACAGATAGTTGATGACTTGGTAAAATTGGATTATGCGGTTAGTTCTATAGTAATAAGAAAAGAACTTTTATCTGCTTTAAATGTTTTTCAGCAGTATTTAGGCGTTCCTGCTATACCGGAAAAAAATATCAAATCTTTTCTTGCTAGGGTAAAATATTTGCAAACTCCTAATTTGCTTCATGATATTATAGTATATCTGCTTAAAGATTTTACATACAAATGCACAGTAAGTCCTTCAAATGTGAATATATTTGTAAATTATATTACAGACTTCACTAATAATCTTAAAAAAGATATGGACAGTATAGTTGCTGATATAAAGAGCAGTAAAATAGCCGGAATGCGTAATAAAATGTTCAGCGGTATAGAAATATTAAAACTATCAAATGTTAATGAAGAGAAAAATGAGCAGCTTGAAAAATTTGACTGCCCTATATTTACTTGTGTAGAGCCGCTTCAGTATATAAAAACTTTTATTATAGAGATGTTTGATGTAAATTATAAAGATCCGCTTAATGATATGTTTTTGGGTGCTGAGTTTGTTCATAAAGATAGAAACTCATTAGGATTAGATGCCTTTTATATATTGAACGATGCTAGGGAAGTTATACAGAAATTTGATACTACATTAAGTCCGGAATCTGAGAACTTTAAGCGTCTTAAAGGCTGGATAGTTTCTAAAAATAAGGCTAATGCTAATAGAGATTTGATAGAAACTATGGTTAATAAAATAGATGCTGAAGGAAACAAAATAATTCTTAGTGTTTATAATGCTGTTTTAGATTTGACTACTATAGTAAAGAATATACTTGAAGACTGCGGAAATGGTACAAAAATAGAAATAAGTAATGCAAATAAAATTCAGTATTTACCTAAATTTAATTTGGACATTGCAAAACATATGCTTAATGATTTTGATAACTTTATTGCTTTAATGAAAAATTTTGTAAGATAA